The Rhodococcus triatomae genome includes a window with the following:
- a CDS encoding DEAD/DEAH box helicase, protein MSTAVPISTAVPSGPASAATDESTTAEPGFGELGLPDALVAALAKKSITVPSPIQARAIPDALAGTHVLGRAQTGSGKTLAFGLPMLTRLSDESRPSAKRPRALVLVPTRELAFQVVDSLSPYADAVGVTVRPAVGGTPFGKQADQLRRGVDILVATPGRLGDHLRQGTCVLDEIEITALDEADQMADMGFLPEVRAILGDTPDSSQRLLFSATLDREVQSLVRQFLPDHVQHSTEDGRASVSTMEHYVLLVDRGQKDAVLAEIASRDGGRTIMFARTKLGCEGITDRLRALGVAAESLHGGKAQNQRTRVLDRFKTGRTPVLVATDVAARGIHVDGIDLVVHVDPPADHKDYLHRAGRTARAGQKGAVAAIVLPNQRRMFKRLTDTAGVSATAVRVTPGSAELTEITGAKTPSGVPVRPERNERSDRPRSDRPFRGGPPSSRGGRPGGERRPQGDRRQDSDRRPYGDRPRRSSDGERGSSEWRGSDRNGGGFRPRQDGGGRRDDHRRDDTRGYREDARGHRGDRPAAGGERRSYGARTDRPRQERSDSRSYESRPRESRPAESRSYGSRTNGARPAESRSNEYGRRERPSSGGFRSRTAQRSYDGFDGPRRDRNR, encoded by the coding sequence ATGTCCACTGCTGTCCCCATATCCACTGCTGTCCCGTCCGGTCCGGCTTCTGCCGCCACCGACGAGTCGACCACCGCCGAGCCCGGCTTCGGCGAGCTCGGGCTGCCGGACGCGCTCGTCGCGGCCCTGGCGAAGAAGTCCATCACCGTTCCCTCCCCCATCCAGGCTCGGGCGATCCCCGACGCGCTGGCCGGGACGCATGTTCTCGGCCGCGCCCAGACCGGGTCCGGGAAGACGCTGGCCTTCGGCCTGCCGATGCTCACGCGCCTCTCCGACGAGTCGCGGCCCTCGGCCAAACGACCCCGTGCCCTCGTCCTCGTCCCCACCCGTGAGCTCGCATTCCAGGTGGTCGACTCGCTGAGCCCCTACGCCGACGCCGTCGGAGTGACGGTGCGTCCGGCGGTCGGCGGAACCCCGTTCGGCAAGCAGGCGGATCAGCTGCGGCGCGGTGTCGACATCCTCGTCGCCACCCCCGGTCGGCTGGGCGATCACCTCCGTCAGGGCACGTGCGTGCTCGACGAGATCGAGATCACCGCGCTCGACGAGGCCGACCAGATGGCCGACATGGGCTTCCTGCCCGAGGTTCGTGCGATTCTCGGCGACACCCCCGACTCGTCGCAGCGACTGCTGTTCTCCGCGACCCTCGACCGCGAGGTGCAGTCGCTGGTACGCCAGTTCCTCCCCGACCACGTACAGCATTCCACCGAGGACGGCCGCGCGAGCGTGAGCACGATGGAGCATTACGTGCTGCTCGTGGACCGAGGCCAGAAGGACGCGGTCCTCGCCGAGATCGCCTCCCGCGACGGCGGCCGCACCATCATGTTCGCCCGCACCAAGCTCGGCTGCGAGGGAATCACCGACCGGCTGCGCGCGCTGGGCGTCGCCGCCGAGTCCCTCCACGGCGGCAAGGCACAGAACCAGCGGACCCGGGTGCTCGATCGCTTCAAGACGGGACGCACTCCCGTCCTCGTCGCGACGGACGTGGCGGCCCGGGGAATCCACGTGGACGGCATCGATCTGGTGGTGCACGTGGATCCGCCCGCCGATCACAAGGACTACCTGCACCGCGCGGGCCGGACCGCCCGCGCCGGACAGAAGGGCGCGGTCGCCGCGATCGTGCTGCCCAACCAGCGCCGGATGTTCAAGCGCCTCACCGACACCGCGGGTGTCTCGGCGACCGCGGTGCGGGTGACCCCCGGATCGGCGGAGCTCACCGAGATCACCGGAGCCAAGACCCCTTCCGGGGTTCCGGTGCGGCCGGAACGCAACGAGCGGTCGGACCGGCCTCGATCGGACCGCCCGTTCCGTGGTGGCCCTCCTTCGAGCCGCGGTGGCCGCCCGGGCGGCGAGCGGCGGCCTCAGGGCGATCGCCGTCAGGATTCCGACCGTCGACCGTACGGAGACCGGCCCCGGCGCAGCTCCGACGGCGAGCGTGGATCGAGCGAGTGGCGCGGGAGCGACCGCAACGGGGGCGGATTCCGGCCGCGTCAGGACGGGGGCGGCCGTCGGGACGATCACCGTCGGGACGACACGCGGGGCTACCGGGAGGACGCACGGGGCCACCGGGGCGACCGACCCGCTGCCGGCGGCGAGCGCCGCTCCTACGGAGCACGCACCGATCGTCCGCGTCAGGAACGATCCGACTCGCGCTCGTATGAGTCCCGCCCCCGCGAGTCCCGTCCCGCCGAGTCACGGTCCTACGGATCCCGTACGAACGGAGCACGCCCGGCCGAGTCGCGGTCGAACGAGTACGGCCGCCGTGAGCGTCCCTCGTCCGGCGGGTTCCGCTCCCGGACCGCTCAGCGCAGCTACGACGGCTTCGACGGTCCGCGGCGCGACCGCAACCGCTGA
- a CDS encoding M56 family metallopeptidase, with amino-acid sequence MNATALVFGILALLLAGPIPALLSRARWPYRAPRAALVLWQAIALAAVLSAFSSGLAIASQLLVPGPDGRPTTAPLAEIDALGLPLWLVYVGVFALTVLVGAKLIFAFLQVAIRTRRRRSRHRMLVDLLDHHGTLGHHDQRAPVAHASDLRVLDVTEPIAYCLPGLRQRVVLSEGTFANLSDEELVAILTHERSHLRARHDLVLEAFTAVNEAFPRFVRSKSALGSVQLLVEMLADDSAVRATGPTPLARALVACSASTAPKGAMAVGGPSTVLRVQRLADDSDDRGRIAAAAYVASATLLVVPTIAVAVPWLTELSRLFGAAGS; translated from the coding sequence ATGAACGCCACCGCGCTGGTCTTCGGAATTCTCGCCCTGCTTCTCGCCGGGCCGATTCCGGCCCTCCTCAGCCGGGCCCGCTGGCCGTATCGAGCCCCGCGGGCCGCTCTCGTGCTGTGGCAGGCGATCGCGCTGGCAGCAGTCCTCTCGGCCTTCAGTTCGGGCCTGGCCATCGCCAGCCAGCTTCTGGTTCCCGGCCCGGACGGACGGCCCACCACCGCACCACTCGCCGAGATCGATGCGCTGGGGCTACCACTCTGGCTTGTCTACGTGGGTGTGTTCGCTCTCACCGTGCTCGTCGGTGCCAAGTTGATCTTCGCCTTCCTCCAGGTCGCGATCCGCACCCGCCGACGCCGGTCCCGGCACCGGATGCTGGTCGATCTCCTCGACCACCACGGCACCCTCGGTCATCACGACCAGCGGGCCCCGGTCGCCCACGCCTCCGACCTCCGGGTGCTCGACGTGACCGAGCCGATCGCCTACTGCCTGCCCGGCCTGCGCCAGCGAGTCGTTCTCAGCGAGGGCACCTTCGCGAATCTCAGCGACGAGGAACTCGTGGCGATCCTCACGCACGAACGGTCGCATCTGCGCGCCCGTCACGACCTCGTCCTCGAGGCTTTCACGGCGGTCAACGAGGCGTTTCCCCGCTTCGTGCGCAGCAAGTCCGCGCTCGGCTCCGTGCAACTGCTCGTCGAGATGCTCGCCGACGACTCGGCAGTGCGGGCCACCGGGCCCACCCCGCTGGCGAGAGCTCTCGTGGCCTGTTCGGCCTCCACGGCGCCGAAGGGAGCCATGGCCGTCGGCGGACCGAGCACCGTTCTGCGGGTGCAGCGCCTGGCCGACGACTCCGACGACCGCGGACGGATCGCGGCCGCCGCGTACGTCGCGTCCGCGACTCTGCTGGTCGTTCCGACCATCGCCGTCGCCGTGCCGTGGCTCACCGAACTGAGCCGTCTGTTCGGTGCCGCGGGGAGCTGA
- a CDS encoding FecCD family ABC transporter permease — MTTTRQLTEGVTPDPVEFTGRRAAPVGPAPKIVVAAAALVDLVLALLPLLVGAMIVEALSDENGGGPADRLVFGGAALAIAAGLIVWNNGFRVGRTGASAAMGWFGLVARDRDTRQPIGVRRALTRLVRRDIEVVRTATAQAEGFEPVAGDGSVAGVRRRRLLGLAVLVVILAVVLLASLAVGARALTFPEIFHALFSADGNQADLIVRSLRVPRTVLGLVVGIALGVAGALIQGHTRNPLADAGLLGLNAGAALLVVLSMFLFGFSSPSQYLWFAFAGSAIASITVFGLASLGNGASSPLSLALAGAAVAFFLQAMTQAIIIVDQNSLDSYRFWVVGSVAGRGFDIFWQVLPFLIAGLVLALASTPGLNVLSLGEDMARSLGTSIIRSRTLGIIAITLLTGAATAACGPIAFIGLVVPHIARAITGPDYRWLVPYAGILGGVMLVTADVIGRVVTRPGELQVGIVLAVFGAPFFIALVRRRKLASL; from the coding sequence GTGACCACCACACGACAACTGACCGAGGGCGTGACGCCGGACCCGGTCGAGTTCACCGGGCGACGCGCCGCCCCCGTCGGGCCGGCGCCGAAAATCGTCGTCGCGGCTGCAGCCCTCGTCGACCTCGTGCTCGCCCTGCTCCCCCTGCTCGTCGGCGCCATGATCGTGGAAGCGCTCAGCGACGAGAACGGTGGCGGCCCGGCCGACCGCCTCGTGTTCGGCGGGGCCGCGCTGGCGATCGCAGCCGGTCTCATCGTCTGGAACAACGGGTTCCGGGTCGGCCGCACCGGTGCGAGCGCAGCCATGGGCTGGTTCGGCCTCGTCGCGCGCGACCGGGACACCCGGCAACCGATCGGGGTGCGGCGGGCACTGACCCGCCTCGTCCGGCGCGACATCGAAGTCGTGCGGACCGCCACCGCCCAGGCCGAGGGCTTCGAGCCCGTCGCCGGTGACGGCAGCGTCGCCGGAGTCCGGCGGCGACGGCTCCTCGGGCTCGCCGTCCTCGTGGTGATCCTCGCCGTGGTCCTGCTGGCCAGTCTCGCGGTCGGTGCCCGCGCCCTGACGTTCCCGGAGATCTTCCATGCCCTCTTCAGCGCCGACGGCAACCAGGCCGACCTCATCGTGCGCTCCCTGCGCGTCCCCCGCACCGTCCTCGGCCTCGTCGTCGGAATCGCGCTCGGCGTCGCAGGGGCACTGATCCAGGGCCACACCCGCAACCCGCTCGCCGATGCGGGACTCCTCGGCCTCAACGCGGGCGCCGCGTTGCTCGTCGTGCTGTCGATGTTCCTGTTCGGGTTCAGCTCGCCGAGCCAGTACCTGTGGTTCGCCTTCGCCGGTTCGGCCATCGCGAGCATCACGGTCTTCGGACTCGCCTCGCTGGGCAACGGGGCATCCAGCCCCCTGAGCCTCGCGCTGGCGGGCGCCGCCGTCGCCTTCTTCCTCCAGGCGATGACGCAGGCGATCATCATCGTGGATCAGAACAGCTTGGACTCCTACCGATTCTGGGTGGTCGGCTCGGTCGCGGGCCGCGGGTTCGACATCTTCTGGCAGGTACTGCCCTTCCTGATAGCAGGGCTCGTCCTGGCCCTGGCGAGCACACCCGGGTTGAACGTACTGAGCCTCGGCGAGGACATGGCGCGCTCGCTCGGCACGAGCATCATCCGTAGCCGCACCCTCGGGATCATCGCGATCACCCTGCTCACCGGTGCTGCCACCGCCGCCTGCGGTCCGATCGCGTTCATCGGCCTGGTGGTACCCCACATCGCCCGTGCCATCACCGGCCCCGACTATCGATGGCTCGTTCCCTACGCCGGGATACTCGGCGGCGTCATGCTCGTCACCGCCGACGTCATCGGCCGCGTCGTCACGCGTCCCGGCGAACTGCAGGTGGGCATCGTTCTCGCCGTGTTCGGCGCACCCTTCTTCATCGCGCTGGTGCGGCGCAGGAAGCTGGCGTCCCTGTGA
- a CDS encoding BlaI/MecI/CopY family transcriptional regulator — MAGLGELERAVMDHLWSSSEPQTVRQVHEALSARRELAYTTVMTVLQRLAKKHLVVQQRDDRAHRYVPVHQREELVASLMVDALQQADQSGSRAAALVHFVGQVGADEAAALREALAALEAKESAKPNAAAGAPGTRAG; from the coding sequence ATGGCTGGACTCGGTGAACTCGAACGCGCAGTGATGGACCACCTCTGGTCGTCCTCGGAACCCCAGACCGTACGGCAGGTGCACGAGGCGCTGTCCGCGCGGCGCGAGCTCGCGTACACGACGGTGATGACCGTTCTGCAGCGTTTGGCGAAGAAGCACCTGGTGGTGCAGCAGCGCGACGATCGCGCCCACCGCTACGTGCCCGTGCACCAGCGTGAGGAACTCGTCGCCAGTCTGATGGTCGACGCGCTCCAGCAGGCGGACCAGTCCGGTAGCCGTGCCGCAGCTCTCGTGCATTTCGTGGGTCAGGTCGGAGCCGACGAGGCCGCCGCACTGCGGGAGGCGCTCGCCGCACTCGAGGCCAAGGAGAGCGCGAAGCCGAATGCTGCTGCCGGGGCCCCGGGCACCCGCGCCGGCTGA
- a CDS encoding FecCD family ABC transporter permease produces MSVLDTRSTTEQPTTVPARPAVRFGPFSTVFRPLGVTVNLALVAALFVLFCLEIGSGDYPMSIPEVVNVLLGGGTRAQRFIVTDLRLPRALVAALIGMALGLAGALTQSISRNALASPDILGITAGASAAAVSLIVLGGGGSFIGLLAILGIPLAALAGGIVTALAIYLLAWRKGVEGYRLILIGIGTNAMLIAVTQWLLISADINDASRAQVWLNGSLAAASWNQVWPLLAILGVIGAAALIGSFTLGALRLGDDNAASLGIRLQSSQALLLLAAVVLAAGATAAAGPVGFVALAAPQVAMRLVRSPGPPLVAAALCGAVLVVGSDLIARTLLPVELPVGIVTSALGGPFLLYLLVRNNRKVSA; encoded by the coding sequence GTGAGCGTTCTCGACACCCGGTCCACCACCGAGCAGCCGACGACGGTACCGGCTCGCCCGGCGGTGCGGTTCGGCCCGTTCTCCACCGTCTTCCGGCCGCTCGGAGTCACCGTCAACCTCGCGCTGGTCGCGGCCCTGTTCGTGCTGTTCTGCCTCGAGATCGGCTCCGGCGACTACCCGATGTCCATCCCCGAGGTCGTCAACGTGCTCCTCGGTGGCGGCACGCGTGCGCAACGGTTCATCGTCACCGACCTGCGCCTGCCCCGAGCACTGGTCGCGGCCCTGATCGGGATGGCACTCGGCCTGGCCGGTGCACTCACCCAGTCGATCTCGCGCAATGCCCTCGCCAGCCCGGACATCCTGGGTATCACCGCAGGCGCCAGTGCCGCCGCCGTGAGCCTCATCGTGCTCGGTGGCGGAGGCTCGTTCATCGGCCTCCTGGCCATCCTCGGCATCCCCCTCGCGGCGCTGGCCGGCGGAATCGTCACCGCGCTGGCGATCTACCTGCTCGCCTGGCGCAAAGGTGTCGAGGGCTACCGGTTGATCCTCATCGGCATCGGTACGAATGCGATGCTCATCGCCGTCACTCAGTGGCTCCTGATCTCCGCCGACATCAACGACGCCTCGCGGGCCCAGGTGTGGCTCAACGGTTCCCTCGCCGCCGCGTCGTGGAACCAGGTATGGCCGCTGCTGGCCATCCTCGGCGTGATCGGCGCGGCCGCCCTCATCGGGTCGTTCACCCTGGGTGCGCTGCGACTCGGCGACGACAATGCCGCGTCGCTCGGTATCCGGCTGCAGTCCTCGCAGGCCCTGCTCCTGCTCGCCGCCGTCGTGCTGGCCGCGGGCGCGACCGCGGCGGCGGGGCCGGTCGGCTTCGTCGCGCTCGCCGCTCCCCAGGTCGCCATGCGACTCGTCCGTTCGCCGGGGCCCCCGCTCGTCGCCGCGGCCCTGTGTGGAGCCGTCCTGGTCGTCGGCAGCGACCTCATCGCCCGCACCCTGCTTCCGGTCGAGCTCCCCGTCGGTATCGTCACCTCCGCGCTCGGTGGCCCGTTCCTCCTGTATCTGCTGGTGCGCAACAACCGGAAGGTCTCCGCATGA
- a CDS encoding bifunctional lysylphosphatidylglycerol flippase/synthetase MprF — MTAALVLALWVAAVVSGSVLHGPSHHLAQRVGIGIVPMEHGRVWTLLTAGLWCTGLVAYVAATVLIVAVAMPLERRMGSRRFVLAAVVTQVLGGVLGLGVAALARLVDAGWGFRLHVGVAVGPSTWIVGALMAATADMGTLWRRRIRVGVLALTITLALFGGELQDVVRLAAAVVGLAIGASVVGRSARGDRIVGTRREGRVLVAIVVAASALGPMLAALSPHAAGPLAVLRELFRGAQWTAPEVRALCDAAPTGTDCRQGLLELRLSGVGPTLLALMPSVFVLVLADGLRRGRRFAWIGAVGAQVVLLALALLNFGVRYLDAVSPDSLYYGLADPDVYRTLVPFLAPAAILVVLLATRDLFDVHAPAGTYRRWATATAGFTVVLAALYVAGAWLARAGLDGGPTVPTLIADFPERLVPPVYLQWFEPRFLPTDAVATLLYEWTGVVFWAGLCAGVAWTFLRPAVGADSADAARARSLLQAGSGSPLSWMTTWRGNSYWFTPDGSGYVAYRVIGGVALTTGDPVGRPDRLRDAVVGFAEYAAHNGWVPCFYSVTGQVRRVTDDLGWGGLQVAEETVLDLGSLAFTGKRFQDVRTALNRARKSGISAEWVRFPTAPAAITDQIAAISEEWVADKGMPEMGFTLGGLDELDDPEVRVLVAVDEDRTVHGVTSWLPVYREGVIVGWTLDFMRRRAGEPRGTEVFRPAMEFLIASAAQLLEAEGAEFVSLSGAPLAKVAEPDEPEPAESSELNGARTLSEVLDNVLDLLGRTLEPVYGFRSLLAFKSKFHPRYEAMHMTFPDPAALPSIGSAVGRAYLPHVSMGQGVRLVRTIVSGRVTRT, encoded by the coding sequence GTGACGGCCGCGCTGGTCCTCGCACTCTGGGTGGCCGCGGTGGTCTCGGGGAGTGTGCTGCACGGCCCGTCCCATCACCTGGCGCAGCGAGTGGGCATCGGAATCGTGCCGATGGAACACGGCCGCGTCTGGACGCTCCTCACCGCGGGCCTGTGGTGCACCGGGCTCGTCGCCTACGTGGCGGCCACCGTCCTGATCGTCGCGGTCGCGATGCCCCTCGAGCGGCGGATGGGATCCCGCCGTTTCGTCCTGGCCGCTGTGGTGACGCAGGTCCTGGGTGGTGTCCTCGGACTGGGTGTGGCGGCACTGGCCCGGCTGGTCGACGCCGGGTGGGGTTTCCGCTTGCACGTCGGGGTGGCGGTGGGTCCGAGCACGTGGATCGTGGGGGCGTTGATGGCGGCGACCGCCGACATGGGCACCCTGTGGCGGCGGCGGATCCGGGTGGGTGTCCTCGCGTTGACGATCACCCTGGCGCTGTTCGGGGGCGAGCTCCAGGACGTGGTGCGCCTCGCCGCGGCGGTGGTCGGGCTGGCAATCGGTGCGTCGGTCGTGGGACGTTCCGCCCGCGGTGACCGCATCGTCGGAACGCGCAGGGAGGGCCGCGTCCTGGTCGCCATCGTGGTCGCGGCGTCCGCGCTGGGGCCGATGCTGGCGGCGCTGTCACCCCACGCGGCCGGTCCGCTCGCGGTGTTGCGGGAACTGTTCCGCGGAGCGCAGTGGACCGCCCCGGAGGTGCGGGCACTCTGTGACGCCGCACCGACCGGGACGGACTGCCGCCAGGGTCTGCTCGAACTGCGCCTGTCCGGTGTCGGTCCCACCCTGCTCGCCCTCATGCCCTCGGTGTTCGTCCTGGTCCTCGCGGACGGCCTCCGTCGGGGACGGCGGTTCGCCTGGATCGGGGCCGTGGGCGCACAGGTGGTGCTGTTGGCACTCGCGCTGCTCAACTTCGGCGTCCGCTACCTGGACGCGGTGTCGCCGGATTCGCTCTACTACGGACTGGCGGACCCGGACGTGTACCGCACGCTGGTTCCGTTCCTCGCGCCCGCCGCGATCCTCGTGGTCCTGCTCGCCACGCGCGACCTGTTCGACGTCCACGCTCCGGCGGGAACGTACCGGCGATGGGCGACGGCGACGGCCGGCTTCACCGTGGTGCTCGCCGCGCTGTACGTCGCCGGGGCCTGGCTCGCTCGCGCCGGTCTCGACGGCGGGCCGACCGTGCCCACCCTGATCGCCGACTTCCCCGAACGGTTGGTGCCACCGGTCTACCTGCAATGGTTCGAGCCGAGGTTCCTCCCCACCGATGCCGTGGCCACCCTGCTCTACGAGTGGACCGGCGTCGTCTTCTGGGCGGGGCTGTGCGCCGGGGTGGCGTGGACCTTCCTCCGGCCGGCCGTGGGCGCGGACAGCGCCGACGCGGCCCGTGCTCGGTCGTTGCTGCAGGCGGGCAGCGGCAGCCCTCTGTCGTGGATGACGACCTGGCGGGGGAACAGTTACTGGTTCACGCCGGACGGCAGCGGATACGTCGCCTACCGCGTGATCGGAGGTGTCGCTCTCACGACCGGCGACCCGGTGGGGCGACCGGACCGGCTCCGTGACGCCGTCGTCGGCTTCGCCGAGTACGCGGCGCACAACGGATGGGTCCCGTGCTTCTATTCGGTGACCGGTCAGGTGCGCCGGGTGACCGACGACCTGGGGTGGGGCGGATTGCAGGTCGCCGAGGAGACCGTGCTCGACCTGGGGTCGCTGGCGTTCACCGGCAAGAGGTTCCAGGACGTACGCACTGCGCTCAACCGGGCCCGCAAGTCGGGGATCTCGGCCGAGTGGGTGAGGTTTCCCACGGCGCCTGCGGCGATCACCGACCAGATCGCCGCGATCTCCGAGGAGTGGGTCGCCGACAAGGGAATGCCGGAAATGGGCTTCACGCTCGGGGGACTCGACGAGCTCGACGACCCGGAGGTGCGCGTGCTGGTGGCCGTGGACGAGGACCGCACGGTGCACGGCGTCACCTCGTGGCTGCCGGTGTACCGGGAGGGCGTGATCGTCGGCTGGACCCTGGACTTCATGCGCCGGCGTGCCGGTGAGCCACGGGGGACCGAGGTGTTCCGGCCCGCGATGGAGTTCCTCATCGCCTCGGCCGCCCAGCTACTCGAGGCGGAAGGCGCAGAGTTCGTCAGCCTGTCGGGCGCCCCGCTCGCCAAGGTCGCGGAGCCGGACGAGCCGGAGCCGGCCGAGTCGTCGGAGCTGAACGGGGCTCGCACGCTGTCCGAGGTACTGGACAACGTCCTCGACCTGCTCGGTCGCACCCTCGAACCCGTGTACGGGTTCCGTTCCCTGCTCGCATTCAAGTCGAAGTTCCACCCGCGATACGAGGCGATGCACATGACGTTTCCCGATCCCGCAGCCCTGCCGAGCATCGGCAGCGCCGTGGGGCGCGCCTATCTGCCGCACGTGTCGATGGGCCAGGGTGTCCGTCTGGTGCGGACCATCGTCTCCGGCCGGGTCACCCGGACGTGA
- a CDS encoding ABC transporter ATP-binding protein, translating into MTSPHSPESRLRAESLTLGYGDRVIIDDLSLDIPTGVVTTVIGPNGCGKSTLVRALGRLLKPKHGSVLLDGKAIGTMRTKDVARTLGMLPQSPTAPEGLTVADLVSRGRHPHQSWIRQWSSDDEGEVARALALTGVSDLADRPVDQLSGGQRQRAWISMALAQGTDILLLDEPTTYLDLAHSIEVLDLVDRLHEEMGRTVVMVLHDLNLAIRYSDQLIVMNRGAVVASGKPAEVVTTELLLDVFGLEAAVIEDPVSDRPLVVPIGTRHVYGAVGGPVPAPVSAAPADDSAVTSG; encoded by the coding sequence ATGACGTCCCCCCACTCTCCCGAATCGCGCCTGCGGGCAGAATCGTTGACGCTGGGGTACGGCGACCGGGTCATCATCGACGACCTGTCGCTGGACATCCCCACCGGTGTCGTCACCACCGTGATCGGCCCCAACGGATGCGGGAAGTCCACCCTGGTACGCGCACTCGGCCGGCTCCTCAAGCCGAAGCACGGGTCGGTTCTCCTGGACGGCAAGGCCATCGGGACCATGCGCACCAAGGACGTCGCCCGCACACTCGGCATGCTGCCCCAGTCCCCCACCGCACCCGAGGGCCTGACGGTCGCCGACCTGGTGTCCCGGGGCAGGCACCCGCACCAGTCGTGGATCCGGCAGTGGTCCTCCGACGACGAGGGCGAGGTCGCCCGTGCCCTCGCGCTCACCGGTGTCTCCGACCTGGCCGACCGGCCCGTCGACCAACTGTCGGGCGGCCAGCGGCAGCGCGCATGGATCTCGATGGCACTGGCCCAGGGCACCGACATCCTGCTCCTCGACGAGCCGACCACGTATCTCGACCTGGCGCACTCGATCGAGGTTCTCGATCTCGTGGACCGGCTGCACGAGGAGATGGGGCGCACCGTCGTCATGGTGCTCCACGACCTCAACCTGGCCATCCGGTACAGCGATCAGCTGATCGTGATGAACCGAGGGGCGGTCGTGGCCTCCGGCAAGCCCGCGGAGGTCGTCACCACCGAACTGTTGCTCGACGTGTTCGGGCTCGAGGCCGCGGTGATCGAGGATCCGGTCTCCGACCGGCCACTGGTCGTGCCGATCGGCACCCGCCACGTCTACGGCGCCGTCGGCGGGCCGGTACCCGCGCCGGTGTCCGCCGCTCCCGCCGACGATTCGGCCGTCACGTCCGGGTGA
- a CDS encoding PaaI family thioesterase has product MVESGNGSTGDALAGREQTLGQGFDALVGLEYTEITADRVRATWTVTPSLHQPAGIQHGGVYCSVVESVASVAGTVWLGERGHVVGVNNNTDFLRATREGTLTAEGLPIHRGRTQQLWEVRITDEQDRLVAKGQVRLANITDTERIGR; this is encoded by the coding sequence ATGGTGGAGTCAGGCAACGGCAGTACGGGCGACGCACTCGCCGGCCGCGAACAGACACTCGGTCAGGGTTTCGATGCCCTCGTCGGGCTCGAGTACACCGAGATCACCGCGGACCGCGTGCGAGCGACCTGGACGGTGACGCCCAGCCTGCATCAGCCGGCCGGGATCCAGCACGGAGGCGTGTACTGCTCGGTGGTCGAATCGGTCGCCAGCGTCGCCGGCACCGTGTGGCTCGGCGAGCGCGGGCACGTGGTCGGTGTCAACAACAACACCGATTTCCTGCGGGCGACCCGAGAAGGCACGCTCACGGCCGAGGGGCTGCCGATCCACCGCGGCCGGACTCAGCAGCTCTGGGAGGTGCGCATCACCGACGAGCAGGATCGGCTGGTGGCCAAGGGGCAGGTACGGCTCGCGAACATCACCGACACCGAACGTATCGGGCGCTAG